In Gorilla gorilla gorilla isolate KB3781 chromosome 16, NHGRI_mGorGor1-v2.1_pri, whole genome shotgun sequence, the genomic window ACTCTGTCACTTCTGAGATAAAAAGCCACTGGAGAGTTTCAAGCAGAGTGACATAATAGACTCTGGCTACTGTGTTAAGAATAGAGTGTGGAGCAGTAAGGGTGGAAGCAGGGAAGCCCTTCAGAAGGCTTTTGCAGTAATCCAGGTGACAGAGATGATAGAACTTGGTGGAAGCAGCAGAAGTGGTGAGAAATGGTTATCATCCtagatgtattctttttttttttttttttttttgagacagactcgcactctgttgcccaggctggagtgcaatggcacgatcttagctcactgcaacctccgcctcctgggttcaagcgattctcctgcctcagcctcctgagcagctgtgattacaggcacccaccaccatgccctgctaatttttgtatttttagtagagacagggtttcactatgttggccagcctggtcttgaactcctgacctcaggtgatccacctgtctcggcctcccaaagtgctgggattacaggcatgagccaccgcgcccagccagatgtGTTCTTAAAGGAGTATCAGTGAGATTtgctgaggaattttttttttttttttttttttttgtgatggagtctcactaggttgccgaggctagagtacagtggcgtgatctcagctcactgcaacctctgcgtcctggctgcaagtgattctcctgcctcagcctcccgagtagctgggactacagacacgtgccaccacgcccggctaattttttgtattttagtagagatgggatttcactgtgttagccagatggtcttgatctcctgaccttgtgatctgcccatctgtctcccaaagtgctgggattacaggcgtgagccaccgcacccggcctgctgaGGAATTTAATGTGGGGTATAAGAGAAAGAATCAAGAGTGATTTCAAGGTGTTTGGTGTGAGCATCTGGAAGAGTGAAGTTGCCATTCACTAAGATGGAGAAGACTAGGGGAGAAGCAGCTTTGGGAGAGAAAACTCAAAAGTCTGGCTCCTAGAGATTGTTGCTCACTTTAAAACCCTTATATCTATTTTAGaaccaaaacaacagaaattgagaagctgactttaaatttcatgtggaaggccaggcatggtggctcatgcctatgatcacagcactttgggaggctgaggcagacagatcacctgagatcgggagtccgagaccagcctgaccaacatggagaaaccctgtctctactaaaaatataaaattagccaggcgtggtggcacatgcctgtaatcccagctactcaggaggatgaggcaggagaatcacttgaaccggggaggcggaggttgcagtgagctgagatcgtgccattgcactccagcctggtaaataagagcaaaactccatctcgaaaaaaaaaaaaaaaaaattcatatggaaattcaagGGACTGgatagtcaaaacaatcttgaaaaagaacaaggtTGGAGAACTCACatatcctgatttcaaaacactATGTAGCTACAATAATCAAGGTAGTATGATACTAGCCTGaggacagacatacagaccaatggaatagaactgacagtccagaaataaacctttacaTTCATGGTCAATTTATCTCAACAGAGGTGCCAAAACTATTCAAAGAGGAAcagtcttttaaacaaatggtgctgaaagaaCTGGATATCCACACGCAAAAAGTTGAAGTCAGACCCCCTGCCTCacaccatatttaaaaattaacttaaaatgggtcaaaaatgaaatgtaacagctaaaaactataaaacttttagaagaaaacgtTAAGTATAAATCTTCATGATCTTGAATTtgacaatgttttcttaaatttgacatcaaaagcacaaacaacaaaaggaaaaataggctcggtgcagtggctcaagcctataatcccagcactttgggaggctgacgcaggttgatcacttgaggtcaggagttcgagaccagcctggccaacatagcaaaaccccgcctctactaaaaatacaaaaattagccaagcatggtagcacacacctgtaattccagctactctggagtctgaaggaaaagaatcacttcaacccaggaagcggaggttgctgtgagccaagatcatgccaccgcattcctacctgggcgacagagtgagactctgtctcaaaagaaaaaaaaggaaaaatagattaaatatacTTCAACGAAATTAAAAATCAAGGCACGTCACAGAaattaaggaaggaagaaaaaagggagggagggaggaagagagaatggtagaaaggaaggaagaaaaaagtaggaattaaaacataaaacaacataaaccaacataaaatacagaaaataatgatCCTCAGTCAAGTTCCTTCAGCATTATATTAACCTTTCTTCACTTCTAACCATCTgcacaaactgttttccagattgTATTTTCCCTCTAAAGCAAGTTTTTAaggccgaaaaaaaaaaaaaaaagaacaagaacagtGAGTGGAGAATCAACAAATTTAATTAGCAATGATTACAGAATACTTACATAGCACACACAACCCTATAATCCCTCTACCCCCAATTCCAACATCTGACAGATCAACCAACCATAAAATGTGAGAATCCATCCAGAAGGAAAGAACAGCTGTTAAGCTGTAGGGTAAGGACCCTGTGGCAGAAGACCCTGAGGCCATGTGGGCCCAGGTGGCCAGCAGGAGCGGATAAGGCTGGGAAGGCTCCTCAGTCCAGGGCTCACAAGACTCCCTTCGCTTCAGGCCTGACTTTGCTGAACTGGTGATCTATTGGGACAGAGACAGGCTTTGGCAACAGTTACCAAAGCCTGTCATCATATCTGCACCACCACCAGTCCCGACCGGAGGGCCTGGCTGCCAGGTAAAGAGTTTTCAGTCTAACTGACAGGAGAAGGGAGAGCCCCTCCCTCGCAGCTAGTCTGCAGTCCAGACCCTCACCAACCGGAGGGCAACCAGGTTAAACAGTTAAACTGAAAGCAAAAGAGGGAGGAATGAACCGGGGGGCGTGCGGGAGGTCGGGGactttcctcctttccctcctggaAAGTTTCCTACCCCTGATGGGCATCCTCCCACCTGGATGCAACCCGGAGGCGATCTGAGACCCTGGCCGGACCTgcgaccgcacctggccaacaccAGGCAGTTGTCATCACTGGGGTCTGCGCTGAGGGCCTGGGAGAGAAGCCACTTTTCAGGCGGGCTCGGGCGCCAGGAGGCGGGGAGGAAGGGCGGCGCAGCCTCCGACCCCAGCCCTAGGACGGCCCCAGGGGGACGCCTCGCTCGGCCCTCCCGGAGGGACCGGACCCGCCGCGCGCCTCCCGCTCCTCAGGCCCCCTCACCTGGCTCGCCCCGCCGTCCTGTCCCCGCCTGGCTCGGGTCCTCGAGCGCCGCGTCCACCCGCCGCCGGCCTTTTTTGGGTCGTTGGCGGGTATTTTCCGCCTGGCCCCACATCACTTCCCGTAAAGGAGAGCGAGGTGGGGCGGGACCTTCTCTCCTCCACCTCCCGCCTTCTCCTGTCACCTCGGGAGCGGCCCCCGCCCGGCTGGCGGAGGGCGGGGTACTGTCGCGCTCTCCCCGGCGGCCGCGCCTCCGAGGGGTCCTCTGTGAGCCCCGAAAAGGCCCCGCTCGCCTCCTTTGTCCCAACACTAGTTTCCGCTGCCCCGTTCTGGAAGGCGCTAGAAAATATAGGAGTGTTTTCGTTTTGGGACACAGGAGGGACATTTACAAACTGCACCAAGGACCGGTGAGCGGCGAGGTGTTGTTTGGGGACTCTCCCCTATTCACCTCCCCCAAAAGCCATGTTCTAAGGGTGTTTTCCACGGCATCAGTTCGCGGTCGCCACCGTAGCAGCCGGGGGTGCCGGGCGCACTCACGCCGGCCCCGCCCGAGGTTCCCGAGTCC contains:
- the RAB27A gene encoding ras-related protein Rab-27A isoform X2, whose translation is MPWKTPLEHGFWGSAFQNGAAETSVGTKEASGAFSGLTEDPSEARPPGRARQYPALRQPGGGRSRGDRRRREVEERRSRPTSLSFTGSDVGPGGKYPPTTQKRPAAGGRGARGPEPGGDRTAGRARWWLIPVFRTSCLNVEESTQSGISRQKVTFLKRTCDWKLSVVEALVTPVSNVLENHNKRFSTL